A genomic window from Silene latifolia isolate original U9 population chromosome 11, ASM4854445v1, whole genome shotgun sequence includes:
- the LOC141613201 gene encoding uncharacterized protein LOC141613201, whose protein sequence is MGILKSRRKMEENSRSMEVEAAGIEPPVYPETLEYTDATGRTTISELRDFDVAVTDAGLDDWQHLIRRVAPSRFVALWRVANRLRATAIEALVGGRGRQGDRELERELAQSREETARLSRELEFRDAEIAALMARVAELEGAQQ, encoded by the exons atggggattttgaaatcaaggcgaaAGATGGAAgaaaattcaaggtcaatg gaggttgaggcggcgggcatcgagcccccagtgtaccccgagactcttgagtacactgacgcgactgggaggacgacgatctccgagttgcgtgactttgacgtagctgtgacggatgctggcctagacgactggcagcatctgattcggagg gtcgcgccatctcggttcgtggcactttggagggtggccaaccggctacgagctaccgccatcgaggcactcgtcggtggtcggggTCGTCAG ggtgaccgcgagctggagcgagagttggcccagtctcgggaggagacggctcgcttgtcgagggagctcgagtttcgggatgccgagattgctgctcttatggcgagggttgctgagttggagggtgcccagcagtag